A stretch of Microbulbifer sp. SAOS-129_SWC DNA encodes these proteins:
- a CDS encoding nucleoside deaminase, whose translation MRDSYQFMQAAIEEAQRGLAEGGIPIGAVLVMDDRIIGRGHNRRVQKGSAVLHAEMDCLENAGRLSAAEYRRSTLFTTLSPCDMCSGAVLLYGIPRVVIGENQTFRGPEDYLRARGVALTLLGSDDCRTLLQTFIAEHGRLWHEDIGE comes from the coding sequence GTGAGAGATAGCTATCAATTTATGCAGGCTGCAATCGAAGAGGCGCAAAGGGGTCTCGCCGAGGGCGGCATTCCCATCGGCGCGGTGCTGGTTATGGACGACCGCATCATTGGCCGTGGCCACAACCGGCGCGTGCAGAAAGGCAGCGCCGTTCTGCACGCGGAGATGGACTGCCTGGAAAACGCCGGGCGGCTCAGTGCCGCGGAGTACCGCCGCAGTACGCTTTTCACCACCCTTTCCCCCTGTGATATGTGCAGCGGGGCGGTGCTGCTGTACGGCATTCCGCGCGTGGTAATTGGCGAGAACCAGACCTTCCGCGGCCCCGAAGATTACCTGCGGGCCCGCGGCGTCGCGCTGACCCTGCTCGGCAGCGATGATTGCCGGACCTTACTGCAGACATTTATTGCCGAGCACGGTCGCCTGTGGCACGAGGACATTGGCGAGTAA
- a CDS encoding iron chelate uptake ABC transporter family permease subunit yields the protein MASIGELIHSQFLWYALAAGLLVALVSGPLGCFAVWRRMAYFGDTLAHSALLGVTLGFVLQVDATLAVGASSCLLAVLLVALQRRQKLSVDTLLGILSHSMLALGIVAVSVFNINVDLLSLLLGDLLAVSPRDLVLMLAAALLIAALLYLLWEKLLAFTLHEELAAVEGVPVEKVRLALMLMLALLIAIAMKVVGVLLITALLIIPAAAARRLSRTPERMALLSSTIGCAAVLLGLLASVLWDTPAGPSIVLAASLLFLLCQLRRAPA from the coding sequence GTGGCTTCCATCGGCGAACTGATCCACAGCCAGTTTCTCTGGTACGCGCTGGCCGCCGGCCTGCTGGTGGCGCTGGTCAGCGGCCCGCTGGGCTGCTTTGCGGTGTGGCGGCGCATGGCCTATTTCGGCGATACCCTGGCCCATTCGGCGCTGCTCGGTGTAACCCTGGGGTTTGTGCTGCAGGTGGATGCGACCCTGGCCGTGGGCGCCAGCAGCTGCCTGCTGGCGGTGCTGCTGGTGGCACTGCAGCGGCGCCAGAAGCTGTCGGTGGATACGCTGCTGGGTATTCTGTCGCACTCGATGCTGGCGCTGGGGATCGTCGCGGTGAGCGTGTTCAATATCAACGTAGACCTGCTGTCGCTGCTGCTCGGCGACCTGCTCGCGGTGAGCCCGCGCGACCTGGTGTTGATGCTGGCGGCGGCACTGCTGATCGCCGCCCTGCTCTACCTGCTGTGGGAAAAACTGCTGGCTTTCACGCTGCACGAGGAGCTGGCGGCGGTCGAGGGCGTGCCGGTGGAAAAGGTGCGCCTGGCGCTGATGCTGATGCTGGCGCTGTTGATTGCCATCGCGATGAAAGTCGTGGGTGTGCTGCTGATCACCGCCCTGCTGATCATTCCGGCCGCGGCCGCGCGGCGCCTGTCGCGCACCCCCGAGCGCATGGCACTGCTGTCGTCCACGATCGGCTGCGCGGCGGTGCTGCTCGGCTTGCTGGCCTCGGTGCTGTGGGACACGCCGGCGGGGCCGTCGATCGTACTCGCCGCCAGCCTGCTGTTCCTGCTGTGCCAGCTGCGGCGCGCACCGGCCTGA
- a CDS encoding zinc ABC transporter substrate-binding protein, producing MKFPQLLFPLILVVCLGGCGQSAPAPQRELLVSVRPLALIAREIVADDMPVQVLVNNGDPHHYAPTVSDRAALERAQLVVWLGPQMEAVLAQQMERVPAQRQLQLIQAGGYEYGGASPHDPHIWLRPRNAAVIAAHIAERLAQQEPARADVYRQRARDFSRRMANLQKVQNRALWAYKGTPIAVTHDAYGHFFGPAGVYTHPLSDSRHSQRGAKTLLQLQGAGDGCLFGEVPANDRDRQTAASLGLRYVALDPLGTKLPADADFSALLTQLLADARRCLAEVPDRAAEASPDRAVD from the coding sequence ATGAAATTCCCGCAGTTGCTGTTCCCGCTAATCCTTGTTGTTTGCCTCGGCGGCTGCGGCCAGTCCGCACCGGCGCCGCAGCGCGAGCTGCTGGTCAGTGTGCGCCCGCTGGCGCTGATCGCGCGGGAGATCGTCGCCGACGACATGCCGGTGCAGGTGCTGGTCAACAACGGCGACCCGCACCACTACGCGCCGACGGTATCCGACCGCGCGGCGCTGGAGCGCGCGCAACTGGTGGTGTGGCTGGGGCCGCAGATGGAGGCGGTGCTGGCGCAGCAGATGGAGCGGGTGCCGGCGCAGCGGCAGCTGCAGCTGATACAGGCCGGCGGTTACGAATACGGCGGTGCCTCACCCCACGACCCGCATATCTGGCTGCGCCCGCGCAATGCGGCGGTGATCGCGGCGCATATCGCCGAGCGGCTGGCGCAACAGGAGCCGGCGCGGGCGGACGTGTACCGCCAGCGCGCGCGGGATTTCTCGCGCCGCATGGCCAACCTGCAGAAGGTGCAGAACCGTGCGCTGTGGGCCTACAAGGGCACCCCGATCGCGGTCACCCACGACGCCTACGGGCATTTCTTCGGCCCCGCCGGCGTGTACACGCATCCGCTCAGCGACAGCCGCCACAGCCAGCGCGGCGCCAAGACGCTACTGCAGCTGCAGGGCGCGGGTGACGGCTGTCTGTTCGGCGAGGTGCCGGCCAACGACCGCGATCGCCAGACCGCCGCCAGCCTCGGGCTGCGTTATGTGGCGCTGGACCCGCTGGGCACCAAGCTGCCGGCGGATGCCGACTTCAGCGCACTGCTGACCCAGCTGCTCGCCGATGCCCGCCGCTGCCTGGCCGAGGTGCCGGACCGGGCAGCGGAGGCGTCGCCGGACCGCGCGGTGGATTGA
- a CDS encoding DUF1294 domain-containing protein: MTIHQRAPRRARNVFLQRLPLWLAALFALALALAAVLAYLPPALLFWPAFTSVVCLVLYARDKYAAVKDRWRTPELTLHLWSLLGGWPGAALGQRLFNHKTSKRSFRVVFWCTVIANSALIAWGLGSADGRDALREVAVQIEHWLARLDALAGP, translated from the coding sequence ATGACGATCCACCAGCGCGCGCCGCGGCGCGCGAGAAATGTATTCCTGCAGCGGCTGCCGCTGTGGCTGGCCGCGTTGTTCGCTCTGGCGCTGGCGCTCGCCGCCGTGCTCGCCTACCTGCCGCCGGCGCTCCTGTTCTGGCCCGCATTCACCAGTGTTGTCTGCCTGGTGCTCTATGCCCGGGACAAGTACGCGGCGGTCAAGGATCGCTGGCGCACGCCTGAATTGACCCTGCACCTGTGGTCGCTGCTGGGCGGCTGGCCGGGCGCCGCACTCGGCCAGCGGCTGTTCAACCACAAGACCAGCAAGCGATCCTTCCGTGTGGTGTTCTGGTGCACGGTGATTGCCAATAGTGCGCTGATCGCCTGGGGACTCGGCAGCGCCGACGGGCGCGACGCACTGCGCGAGGTGGCTGTGCAGATTGAGCACTGGCTGGCCCGACTCGACGCCTTAGCCGGCCCGTAA
- a CDS encoding ATP-binding cassette domain-containing protein, with product MTRCRSKFISRRRGDTTLSHSEPLITATDLGLEVSGRQLLQHIDLKLLAGEIVTVIGPNGAGKTTLLRLLLGLTAPTSGAVWRRPGLRLGYMPQRLHIDPTLPMSVLRFLQLGQSRLREAGARDALARVGAEALAHASLAELSGGEMQRVLLARAASRRPQLLVLDEPTQGVDVGGQSEVYQLIAALRDELGCGVLLVSHDLHLVMAATDKVLCINQHICCEGHPEQVSRDPAYLELFGDKVAPYTHQHNHEHDLSGDIVAGSCDHTHHNHKPEQQ from the coding sequence ATGACACGTTGCCGGTCAAAGTTCATTTCTCGCCGTCGCGGAGACACCACCCTGAGCCATTCCGAGCCGCTAATCACCGCCACCGATCTCGGGCTGGAGGTGTCCGGCCGCCAGCTGCTGCAGCATATCGACCTCAAATTGCTGGCGGGCGAAATCGTTACCGTGATCGGCCCCAACGGCGCCGGCAAGACCACGCTGCTGCGCCTGCTGCTGGGCCTGACCGCGCCCACCAGCGGCGCGGTGTGGCGCCGCCCGGGCCTGCGTCTCGGCTATATGCCGCAGCGCCTGCACATAGATCCCACGCTGCCGATGTCGGTACTGCGCTTCCTGCAGCTGGGCCAGTCGCGCCTGCGCGAAGCCGGTGCCCGCGACGCGCTCGCGCGGGTCGGCGCCGAGGCGCTGGCACACGCCAGCCTCGCGGAACTGTCCGGCGGCGAGATGCAGCGCGTGCTGCTGGCCCGCGCCGCCTCGCGCAGGCCGCAGCTGCTGGTGCTGGACGAACCCACCCAGGGGGTCGACGTCGGCGGTCAGAGCGAGGTGTACCAGTTGATCGCGGCGCTGCGCGACGAACTCGGCTGCGGCGTGTTACTGGTGTCCCACGACCTGCACCTGGTCATGGCGGCCACCGACAAGGTGCTGTGCATCAACCAGCACATCTGCTGCGAGGGTCACCCGGAACAGGTGAGCCGCGACCCGGCCTACCTGGAACTGTTCGGCGACAAGGTGGCGCCGTATACCCACCAGCACAACCACGAGCACGACCTGAGCGGCGATATCGTCGCCGGCAGCTGCGATCACACCCACCACAACCATAAACCGGAGCAGCAGTAA